A single Candidatus Dojkabacteria bacterium DNA region contains:
- the rplS gene encoding 50S ribosomal protein L19, producing the protein MNTALVKDVTEKQVIKRPNVKVGDKVEVSLRIKEGDKERLQVFKGLVIAVKGKGNTKTFTVRKISFGVGVEKTFLFNSPIIKELVVAGRGKVRRSKLYYMRERIGRRAMKIKGEQIIEEVKQQTKNKPEDSETEANAPEKLKE; encoded by the coding sequence ATGAACACAGCTTTGGTAAAAGATGTTACGGAAAAGCAAGTTATAAAAAGACCAAATGTAAAGGTGGGTGACAAAGTAGAGGTCTCCCTTCGCATAAAAGAAGGAGACAAAGAAAGACTACAGGTATTCAAGGGCTTGGTTATTGCCGTTAAGGGCAAGGGAAATACAAAAACCTTTACTGTTCGCAAGATCAGTTTCGGTGTAGGAGTCGAGAAAACGTTTTTATTTAACTCACCCATAATAAAAGAGCTCGTGGTTGCAGGTAGAGGAAAGGTTCGTAGATCGAAACTTTATTACATGCGAGAACGTATCGGTCGACGTGCTATGAAGATAAAGGGCGAACAGATTATTGAGGAAGTTAAACAACAAACAAAAAATAAGCCCGAAGATTCGGAAACTGAAGCTAATGCACCTGAAAAATTAAAGGAGTAA